From a single Fulvivirga ulvae genomic region:
- a CDS encoding glycoside hydrolase family 16 protein, which produces MKQVLTIIILLVAFCGCGNDDSSDVLILPSNLKLDLQIDENNPGSVAFTATADNVNFYSYYFGIPNEAATISNDGKATYKYTESGTYKVIVQAHATSDQFVSVEKEVVIQLEDDSTPTDIPSEGYTTPESYDGMALVWQDEFGGTALSDDWTHEIGTGSNGWGNNELQYYREENTEVRDGYLIITAKEESFGGRDYTSSRIITAGNQMFQYGRIDIRAALPQGQGIWPALWMLGSNFNTVGWAKCGEIDIMEMIGGSATGRDNTVHGTIHWDNGGGNVNYGDSYTLSSGIFADEFHVFSIVWDATSITWYVDDVKFNEVDTTPADLSEFQNDFFFIFNVAVGGNWPGSPDANTVFPQKMIVDYVRVFQEQ; this is translated from the coding sequence ATGAAGCAAGTATTAACAATAATAATTCTGTTGGTGGCCTTTTGTGGGTGCGGTAATGATGACTCTTCCGACGTTTTAATCCTACCCTCAAACCTGAAACTCGACCTCCAGATAGATGAAAACAATCCGGGGTCAGTAGCTTTTACAGCCACTGCCGATAATGTTAATTTTTACAGCTACTATTTTGGTATACCCAATGAAGCTGCTACCATTTCTAATGATGGAAAAGCTACATATAAATACACCGAATCAGGAACCTATAAAGTAATCGTTCAGGCACATGCTACCAGTGATCAGTTTGTTAGTGTTGAAAAGGAGGTGGTCATTCAACTTGAAGATGACAGCACCCCGACGGATATTCCCTCGGAAGGATATACCACCCCTGAAAGCTATGACGGCATGGCGCTGGTGTGGCAGGATGAGTTCGGGGGAACTGCTCTAAGTGATGACTGGACCCATGAAATAGGAACCGGTAGCAATGGATGGGGCAATAACGAGCTGCAATATTACAGGGAAGAAAATACTGAAGTCCGGGACGGCTACCTGATCATAACAGCCAAGGAAGAAAGCTTTGGAGGCAGAGATTATACATCGTCCAGGATCATCACTGCAGGGAATCAGATGTTCCAGTACGGACGGATTGATATCAGGGCTGCCCTTCCCCAAGGTCAGGGTATTTGGCCTGCGCTATGGATGTTGGGTTCAAATTTCAACACTGTTGGCTGGGCAAAATGTGGCGAGATCGATATCATGGAAATGATTGGTGGTAGCGCGACTGGCAGGGACAATACCGTGCACGGCACCATACACTGGGATAACGGCGGCGGCAATGTCAACTATGGTGACAGTTATACCCTGAGCTCAGGAATATTTGCCGATGAATTCCATGTGTTTTCAATAGTATGGGATGCAACTTCAATTACCTGGTACGTGGATGATGTGAAGTTTAACGAAGTAGACACTACACCTGCTGACCTGAGTGAATTTCAGAATGATTTCTTCTTTATATTCAATGTAGCAGTAGGAGGGAACTGGCCGGGGAGTCCTGATGCCAATACAGTATTTCCACAAAAAATGATTGTGGACTACGTGAGGGTTTTCCAGGAACAATAA